From Mobula birostris isolate sMobBir1 chromosome 22, sMobBir1.hap1, whole genome shotgun sequence, the proteins below share one genomic window:
- the prdm12b gene encoding PR domain zinc finger protein 12b has protein sequence MGSVLPSEALTLKAGFKPHGFSLAEIITSDILHSFLYGRWRNVLGEQLFEEKSSSGQKTAFTAEALAQSFTGEVQKLSSLVLPSEVIIAQSSIPGEGLGIFSKTWIKPGTEMGPFTGRMISPEHVDLFKNNNLMWEVFNDDGTVRYFIDASQEDHRSWMTYIKCARNEQEQNLEVVQIGNNIFYKATETVPPDQELLVWYGNTQNTFLGIPGVPGMEEEHRKKNKDDDQNAGDGSGGNNVGRMRCVICYRGFNSRSNLRSHMRIHTLDKPFICRFCNRRFSQSSTLRNHVRLHTGERPYKCQVCQSAYSQLAGLRAHQKSARHRPSPGSLQPHSPPLAGPHSATLTHRIPTMVL, from the exons ATGGGTTCTGTCCTACCGTCTGAAGCGCTGACGCTCAAAGCTGGGTTCAAGCCCCACGGTTTCTCGCTGGCGGAGATAATCACTTCGGACATCCTTCACAGCTTCTTGTACGGCCGCTGGAGGAACGTCCTGGGAGAGCAACTTTTCGAGGAGAAGAGCAGTTCCGGGCAGAAAACCGCCTTCACCGCGGAGGCGCTAGCTCAGTCCTTCACTGGAG AGGTTCAGAAGCTGTCGAGCCTGGTGCTTCCGTCTGAAGTGATCATCGCTCAGAGCTCGATCCCCGGGGAGGGGCTCGGCATCTTCTCCAAGACTTGGATTAAACCCGGTACCGAAATGGGACCGTTCACCGGCAGAATGATCTCCCCGGAACACGTGGATCTGTTCAAGAACAACAACCTGATGTGGGAG GTTTTCAATGACGATGGCACGGTGCGGTATTTCATAGACGCCAGTCAGGAGGACCACCGCAGCTGGATGACCTACATCAAATGCGCCAGGAACGAACAGGAACAGAATCTGGAAGTGGTTCAGATCGGGAACAACATCTTCTACAAAGCCACCGAG ACAGTACCTCCGGATCAGGAGCTGCTGGTGTGGTATGGGAATACACAGAACACATTCCTTGGAATCCCAGGGGTCCCAGGGATGGAGGAAGAACACAGGAAAAAGAACAAAGATG ACGACCAGAATGCGGGGGACGGCTCCGGCGGGAACAACGTGGGGCGGATGCGGTGCGTGATCTGCTACCGAGGCTTCAACTCCCGCAGCAACCTCCGCTCCCACATGCGCATCCACACCCTGGACAAGCCCTTCATCTGTCGCTTCTGCAACCGCCGGTTCAGCcagtcctccaccctgaggaacCACGTCCGCCTGCACACGGGCGAGCGGCCCTACAAGTGCCAGGTGTGTCAGAGCGCCTATTCGCAGCTGGCCGGACTCCGAGCTCACCAGAAGAGCGCCAGGCACCGGCCCTCCCCCGGTTCCCTGCAGCCGCACTCGCCGCCCCTGGCGGGGCCGCACTCGGCCACTCTGACACACCGCATCCCCACCATGGTGTTGTGA